Within the Desulfovibrio oxyclinae DSM 11498 genome, the region GTTCCGGGCGCGCGTGAACTCAAGGAGTCTCGTGCGCTTTTGGGGATGACCCTGCCGGGCGGCGAAGATCCCAACGCCCCGGCATGGGAGCACGGTCTTGCCGTGCTGCCGCCGTATCCCGCCGCGCGCCCCCGTCCGGAAGAATGGGCGGAACGCTGGGCCGCCATGCACAGCCTTGTCTACGGCAAGCGGCCCATGTGCCTGCTGATGACCGTGGACAACTTCATGACCCGCTGGCCTGATCCTGCAACGCTGGAAAACTGTTGGCTTCCACTTTCCAAGGGCGACGACCTTTCTCCGGAGATGATTCTGGAGCAGGCCGTGAGCTGGGGGTACACCCGGACCAAAATGGTCTCCGGCCCCGGACAGGCCGCGCTTCGTGGCGATATTCTCGACATCCACGCGCCCGGATATCCCATGCCGCTGCGGCTGGAGTTCTTCGGCGATACGCTTGAAGACATTCGCCTTTTCGACGGTCCGTCGCAGCGCTCCAAGGCTGACCTCGCTGAAGCCATGCTGCTGCCGGTTTCGCCCGGCATTGCCGCGGATCCTCATGCATCTGCCGCCCGCAAACTGTGGGAGGAGTATCGCACTCGGGGCGAAATGGGGGCCGACGACGAGAAATTTCTGCGTGAGAAACTCGACCAGTCCGACGGAAACGTCTGGCCGGGGCTGTTTTATCCGGACGCAGGAGGCATCGAAAAACTCTTCCCACCTAAGACCACATTCATCCTCGCTGAAGGCGGGGAGCTTCGCGAACGCATTGAAGACGCCGAACGCAACTGGCGAGGATTCCTGGAGTCCGAGGAGCGGGAACACGGCCGCCGCTGGCCGCTTTCCGCCCTGTGCCGGACGCCTGAGAGTGCTCGGGGGGCTTGGCGCGACGGACGTCAGTTGGTTTTCGAGGAACTGGTCATCGGCACGGAAAAGAAGGGCATTGATCTGCCGGAACGCTCCATTGGTGAATTTGCAGATATTTTCTGGCAGCCCGAGCATCAGCGCAGGCCGTGGCAGGCGCTCATGGAGGGCATCAAGGAATGGAACCGCGCTGGACAGACCACCGTCCTCGGCTTCCGTACCGACCGGTCCCGCAACCGCTTCCTGAGTCTTGCCGAGCCTGAACGTATTCCTTTCGGGCTGGGATTCGATCCTGAAAAGGAAGGCACTTCGGCCGTCATCTCCGGCTTTCGTCACGGAGTTGAGGTCGAGTGGGCCGACATCCGGCTGCTCGGCGAGGGCGTGCTTCAGCCGGAGGCGCCCAAATCCCACCGCGCCCGCGACAAGGCCTTCAAGGGCCTGACCGCTTACGAAGACCTTTCCGACGGCGACCTTCTGGTGCACCGCGACTACGGCCTCTGCCGCTACGGCGGACTGCACCACATGAAGCTCGGCGACGTGGCCAACGACTACCTGCTTCTGGATTTTGCCGGGGACGACAAGCTCTACCTTCCTGTTGACCGCCTCAAGCTCGTGCAGCGGTTCAAGGGGCCGGAGGGTGCGAGTCCTGCGCTGGACAAGCTGGGCGGCACCCGCTGGAAAGCCACCACGACTCGCGTACGCAAGGCCATCGAAAAGATCGCGCATGAGCTTGTTGAGATGTACGCCTACCGCCGCGTGACCAAGGGCTTCAGCTACGGTCCGCTGGACGAGATGTACCACGATTTCGAGGTCGGTTTCGGTTTCGAGGCCACGCCGGATCAGGAGAAGGCCATCCGTGACGTGTTCGAGGACATGGAAAAGCCCGAACCCATGGACCGCCTTGTGTGCGGCGACGTGGGCTTCGGCAAGACCGAGGTCGCTCTTCGGGCTGCGTTTCGGGCGGCCATTGAAGGCCATCAGGTGGCACTGCTGTGCCCCACGACGGTGCTGGCCGAGCAGCATTATCAGACTTTCCTGCGTCGCATGGAAGATTTCCCGCTGCGCATCGGCATGCTCAGCCGCTTCGTGGACCGCAAGCGGCAGAAGACCGTGCTCGAAGCCGCGGCAAGGGGCGAGATTGATATCCTCATAGGCACGCACCGCCTGCTCTCCAAGGATGTGGAGATGCCCAACCTCGGCCTGCTCATCCTCGACGAGGAGCAGCGGTTCGGCGTGCGTCACAAGGAACGGCTCAAGCAGTTCCGCAACACCATCGACGTACTGACGCTTACGGCCACGCCCATCCCGAGGACGCTTCAGTTGTCGCTCTCCGGCCTCCGGGGGCTGTCCGTCATCGAGACGCCGCCCGAGGACCGCAAGCCGGTGAAGACAGGCATTCTGACACGCGAAAAGGCCGAGCTGCGGGGCATTCTCCAAAGAGAGCTGGAGCGCGGCGGGCAGGTGTTCTGGGTGTACAATCGCGTGGAAGGGCTGGAACGCGCTGCTGAATACGTGCGCGAACTGGTGCCCGATGCGCGCATCGGCATGGCGCACGGCAAGATGACCGAGAAGAAGCTCGAAGAAACCATGCACGGCTTCTGGCATGGCGAGCTGGACGTGCTTGTCTGTACCGCCATCGTCGAGTCGGGACTGGATTTCCCCAACGCCAATACCCTTATTGTTGATCAGGCCCAGATGTTCGGCCTCGGCCAGCTCTACCAGCTTCGCGGCAGGGTGGGGCGCAGCGAGCGGCAGGCCTATGCCTATTTCGTGGTCCCCTCGCTTGATGATTTGCAGGAAAAAGTCCGGAAACGCTTGCGGATCATTCTTGATCTGGATTATCTCGGTGCCGGGTTCAAGGTTGCCATGGAAGACCTCAGGCTTCGCGGCGCGGGAAATATTCTGGGCGAGACCCAGTCCGGGCAGATCGCGCGCGTGGGGCTGGACCTTTTCCTCGAAATGCTGGAGGAAGAAGTTCGTCGCGTGCGCGGCGAGGTTTCGGCCAAGGCTTCCGAGCCGGAGCTGAATTTCGTGTTCGAGGCGCATATCCCGAGCGATTACGTGCCCGACTCGCGCGAAAGACTGCGATACTACAAAGCCCTTTCGGGAGCGGCAAACGATGCCGAGCTCACCGAACTGGAAGCCGAACTGAAAGACCGCTTCGGCAGCCTGCCCGAGCAGGTGGACACGTTCATCGGCGTGCTCACGCTCAAGCAGACGCTGGCGCGCCTGCAGGCCGAACGTGCTGAATTGTACCCGGGCCGCGCAGTGATCTCATGGGAAGAAGGCACCGGTCCCTTCACACCGGAAAGCCTCGTCGCGTGGGCCTCGGCGCGTGAAGACCGGGCGCGGCTCATGCCGCCGGCGCGCATCGAGCTTCGTTACGCCGAGGGAGATTCGGTGCGCGAAGCCCTTGAGGCTGCGGCTGTGGAGCTGGACGCACTGGCTGACGAGCGGCCCAACCAAACGACCGAAACGGAATCGAAATGAAACGTTTTATACTGATCTTGACCACCCTTGCCGTCCTGCTGACGGGCTGTTCCCATGATACGACCGAAGTCGGGGTCGTGGCGCGCGTCAACGGCGAGCCCATCATGTTGGATACGCTGGAGTATCTGCATGATCTCCAGTCTCTTGGACAGGAAGGGATGTCCATCCCCAGCGTGGAGATGCTGCGCGAGGAGTACAGCGACATTCTGGCGGATCTGATCGTAGCCACGCTGGTGCGTCAGGAGCT harbors:
- the mfd gene encoding transcription-repair coupling factor encodes the protein MQPKELQDFLRGKTDSLRIFKSGPGTRALLARELVDRGENVVLVVPGARELKESRALLGMTLPGGEDPNAPAWEHGLAVLPPYPAARPRPEEWAERWAAMHSLVYGKRPMCLLMTVDNFMTRWPDPATLENCWLPLSKGDDLSPEMILEQAVSWGYTRTKMVSGPGQAALRGDILDIHAPGYPMPLRLEFFGDTLEDIRLFDGPSQRSKADLAEAMLLPVSPGIAADPHASAARKLWEEYRTRGEMGADDEKFLREKLDQSDGNVWPGLFYPDAGGIEKLFPPKTTFILAEGGELRERIEDAERNWRGFLESEEREHGRRWPLSALCRTPESARGAWRDGRQLVFEELVIGTEKKGIDLPERSIGEFADIFWQPEHQRRPWQALMEGIKEWNRAGQTTVLGFRTDRSRNRFLSLAEPERIPFGLGFDPEKEGTSAVISGFRHGVEVEWADIRLLGEGVLQPEAPKSHRARDKAFKGLTAYEDLSDGDLLVHRDYGLCRYGGLHHMKLGDVANDYLLLDFAGDDKLYLPVDRLKLVQRFKGPEGASPALDKLGGTRWKATTTRVRKAIEKIAHELVEMYAYRRVTKGFSYGPLDEMYHDFEVGFGFEATPDQEKAIRDVFEDMEKPEPMDRLVCGDVGFGKTEVALRAAFRAAIEGHQVALLCPTTVLAEQHYQTFLRRMEDFPLRIGMLSRFVDRKRQKTVLEAAARGEIDILIGTHRLLSKDVEMPNLGLLILDEEQRFGVRHKERLKQFRNTIDVLTLTATPIPRTLQLSLSGLRGLSVIETPPEDRKPVKTGILTREKAELRGILQRELERGGQVFWVYNRVEGLERAAEYVRELVPDARIGMAHGKMTEKKLEETMHGFWHGELDVLVCTAIVESGLDFPNANTLIVDQAQMFGLGQLYQLRGRVGRSERQAYAYFVVPSLDDLQEKVRKRLRIILDLDYLGAGFKVAMEDLRLRGAGNILGETQSGQIARVGLDLFLEMLEEEVRRVRGEVSAKASEPELNFVFEAHIPSDYVPDSRERLRYYKALSGAANDAELTELEAELKDRFGSLPEQVDTFIGVLTLKQTLARLQAERAELYPGRAVISWEEGTGPFTPESLVAWASAREDRARLMPPARIELRYAEGDSVREALEAAAVELDALADERPNQTTETESK